The Vulpes vulpes isolate BD-2025 chromosome 1, VulVul3, whole genome shotgun sequence genome contains the following window.
GCTACACCACCCCATGGTGGCACCTTAGGGAGGCCATCTACTCACATGGCCTTGGTCATCCAGTTCATTGTTGGTGAGCTTCAGCTTGTCAAAGCTGATCACTTGTCTCATCCAAGTCTCTCCTGAGGCAGGCGAGTCTGGATGAATGTACACTCGTGGTGGCACAGGGGAGTCAGCGTTACCTGCCACCATCCATTTAGAGCTGTGGTAAACATACCTAGAAGGCAATGACAAGGCTCAGGATAGGAGCTACTGTTCCTTGGAATTTCTGAGTCAGTAGAATCAGACAAACTGTGTATCTTTTAAAGTCTAAAGAACAACAATTTGCTCTTTACATccaatacatattaaaataagatttcaagCACTTTTCAAAAACTCTCTGAGGCAGCAGAGGTCTGCTGACCTCTCAGGGTAAGTGATGTGTTAAGGATTTATGCATACTATCACCACTATAAATTCAAGTATCATAATTCTTAAGAGTCACACTTATTCATATTAGACATTCCATCTGTattctgatattttccattttacatcTGGACATTCAATTGACATGAAGAGACTCTTGTTGTCAAGCTTAAAGTTGTCAAGCTCACTTTTAAGTAAATCTCAAAAATACTTGAGAGGTATACCTTAAAGTGACCTACTTCCTTTAAGACCACTTTCCATTTTAGACAATGTACAGACAGATTAGATGGATGATAGAGAGGCAAGGGGAAATTGCAAATGTtccataacttttattttcttagaaagaTAGTTTTAGCTATGATCATTTAGAATGTTTTCCTAATTCTATTAAACTAAAAATTGCAGATAATGGATTAAGTTCAACTCAAAATTTTTGTGTAATCAAAACATATAggtctttattttctaaatttctctttctctactgttaaagaaaattctttagttttaaaataccACTAATCAAAATATACATCAAACTTTGAAAATGAcagtatatataattaatatgacTTTTCTAATTAAGAGATCAaacattctcttctgttttttataCATGTCAAGTATATTGACTCCATGAgaataatatacttaaaaacaaTGTTCCTGGCAGTAAATAAGATCATAATATCTAATCCTATATTCAggtattcatttattaattgttaatttaaaattcactaaTTCGAAAACTAGAAACTAAGATACGATGATTCACTTAGAAAAgggtataaaatgaaattatatacttAAGTGTTTCccttccatttgtattttaaaatatgacatacaatttaaaacaataatttgtgGATAGTTTCAGAGAATTCTACCTGTGTAGTATGcaaatttcttctaaaaatagtATGAAATACTTTCAATAACATCTCTGGTGAGGCCCTCTGCTTCAACTAATGTCAcatatttcattctcttttgagCTCAATATGCCTTCTATTCTTTGATTCCTTGTCTTGGGAAAAAGATACacacaaaattaagaataatttttttaaaaacttcttgaaTTGGTATAACATAATTTCAGTAACTAAGTTCCTAAGTGCATGGACTTTCTGAATATTAATTTCACATCACAATAAATCACAAGCATTTTAAATTTGACCAAATACCACTCTTTGACAGCAGAAAATAAGCCAAAAACTTTTTTCTACTACTGctaaaagttagaaaataaaatgcaaatcttagaaatgcaagaaaaaattGCATTATAGTTATTTCCAAAGTGAACAGAGTAATATGCTCTATCAAAACCTTGAAAAAGTACACATATTCAATAGTTCAAAAATCCATAGCCACCTAGAGAATAAATGTTAACCATTGCACATTCTTTGTGAAACATTCTAAATACAATTTGCTAAAACCAAACTTCTTGGGAAGCATTGTAAGTGAAACCAAATTTATGATTTATAATTTGAGCTTTTAAAATTTGACATCTTAATACCAATACTTGAAATTTTTCCTGCTTTATGTGAAAATAATAAGAATCAACCAGGTAAAATAAACcacccaaaatatatgaaagatattTGGAGACGTAGGAGACAAATTTGGAAATGAAAGGAATAATTTTTAAGCTCATTAAGAATTACATTCTCTTTCTCAACACAAAACCCAAATTAGAATATGGATTTTAAAccaagtatattttatatttaaagaataaaaaatgcctCTAGCTCTTACCATGCAGCAGATAATTTTAGCAAACTCTCTATgagttatttaattaaaataaacaaaacataaacaataaaactgtctttttttattaccCATCTTTTTAGTATTCCATATGTGCCTGTACTAATTAAATCTGTATACTTTTGACATCGGTAAGCCTGTTTCAAAAAAGTAActccttaaattttaaaaagtgataaaaaccaaatctgacttcatttaaaaacttactaCATTCTCTAGTtgtttattaaagttaaaaaaaaaaaaaacacagaaacaaagacGACCAAAATTTAAAGCATCTTCTGATCTActcaaaatttccttttgaaatgttagtatttttaactcctctgaaaactaaaaagcaTTGTCCATTGGAAATTACTGATCTGcttacttgaaaaagaaaaagcaaaggttGGTTTAAAACTGAAGAACATGTATCTTTTCCAACTCTACTTGATATCCAGATAATAcatcttctttcaaaaaataaatcttacaatattcttttttaatctacTGTGTTAACTACCAACCGAAAAACAACAGTAAATTAACAAACTCATTGCCAGTTTAAAGATGTCCTAATATATGATGAATTATGAGATTTTTCTAAATTcaataatttcctaaaattaaaggaaaaacgCCTGCCAACAGTAATGATTTCAGACACAACAAGAAAAGCAGAATTTATTTAAGAATCAAAGTcatcataaagaaaatgaaacatttcttcgaatattatatatgtttctataaatttaacATTTCCTCTCAAAATTCTAATCAAAAAGTCATTATAAAAGACACAAGTTAACAACACTAAACTAGCACCAATTTAAAGTTCTCCATACTTAAAAGACATTTCTGTATCtgttgaaagcaaaacaaaaattaagtttCCGCATTTACTGCAAGAGAAGGCAGCGTCTGGGCTACTAGAACTGTCGGGAGTGGATTATAGATCAAGAAATACTACAGGCTTCTGGAAACAAACATCATAGTTGTCACAGATGAAACAGGCAGAGCCTGTAAAATCCTAGCATATTCTTATCCTCTGGTATCCATCTGATCACTGTACCTGTATCTTTTGTTGTCCACTGGCACAATGTCCATGGCAATGTAATACTGCTGGTGAGGATCTAGTCCTGAGATCTTCACTCTCATTGCTGGAAACATGCGCCTAAGCATACGGAGGGGAGGAAACAGggtatgggttttgtttttgtttgtgattAAGCACTGAGAATGAATAAGCGAAGAAACCTCTGGAAACCTCTCTATTTTTCCTATGGACAAATATTTAGCATTCACTTTGATAATGTAATTCAAAAAAATCAGGATATAGGACATATCAAAACTGAGGCTTTTAAATGTAATTTGTTGTACCCTGTCATGTACTGTGTTTACTGAAATGTCAGTACagctaaaaggaaaagaattatacACTGAAAGAGTAGTAGCACTAAaaaaagcagtttattttttaagtaaaaatcaaTAAGCATATTTACTTTAAtaatacaaatgataaaatgttccaaaggtagaaacagaaaatttgaatttgtacaagtgataaaatatattataatgtgaaattttaaaagggtTATAAAAAACCACAAGGAGCCAATGTGCCATGCTATAACCAAACAATATGTTCTTTATTGAGACAGGACTTCCTGTCTGCAGCATGGTAAAGGTGAAGTGCAAAAGTTGCTCTAAATTTGAAAGGTATAGTAAAACTTCTTTATTGAAAGCAGAAACTAAACACAATGTATATTTACCAAATCATTCCTTCCCCCACTATACCCTGGAAATACTTTATTTAACCACACTTACTCAAAACTTGgctaattaaaacaaatgaaaatctgcatttctctAGGCTTCCCAGAGATGCATTATGAAAGGAGATGCTATAGTACTGGAaagctatcttttaaaaaggacacaGTAGCAAGAATATAACAGCAAATTAttgtttataaaatacaaatagattcgttccttctttttaaaaaaaaaaaaaaactttcgtCTAATGATTTATGTCTAGGACCCTGCCAGTTAATCTAATTTTTGCTAATTTAACCTTATAACACAAATTTTAGTACTGTTATTTACCAAaaactttttctataataataatgCCATTAAAGACCACATCCAGAGAAAAGAAAGTCCATTATTCCTAACTAGGCATGAGAACAGTTTAATATGCTGGCTGTTTTAGTGTTATTTCAGTGCACCTGTAAGATAAAGAGTAAAGGTCTTTAACTACATCCTTTATAAGACAACTGTTGCTTTGTGTTGTTGAAGACTGAATTTGGATCATTAATAAAAGCTCTGTGAAAATGTAGAAGGTAGCATATGGattcaataaaatatgtttttgtaatttctaatAAGTTTGGATACTTTTATGCTATCCAGGTTTTGGCCATGTGTACTCCCTGAAAGAGTCGCTGtgctttttaaagttccttttaaGGAAGATATTATTCATAGATTTCACTGCATTAAATgaactgaaaactttaaaatgcaaatatttctgcTCTTCCCTCAAATTAATAGTATCTGGCCAAATCTTTTTACTAACTAGCGGATGTGCAAATTTCACACTTTCAAAAAACAGATATGccttcttacaattttttttaagtcttcttcAGCAAATTTAGACGAACGTGTTGGATTTcgtttagaaaaatatatgtataaccACGTAACTGGATCTACAAacagaatggtttttaaaaaccaggTAATTATTTTTGCAGAGATTATACACGTATTACTAATgattccagtcttttttttttttttttttcattctagtaGAATACCAAAATAGCACGAGACATCACGTCCTTACATTGCTAGGGTATCTTTTGATAAAGAACCAGCTTGCAAgtctggaatctaaaaaaaaaaaaaaaaaaaaaaaaaaaatcatagttttcTAAAGAATAAACCGCGTTTTTTAAAAAAGCGGGAGGTTAAGGGAAGCAATGTGTTCCGTAGTTCCAGAAACGATAACTAGCGCCTAACCAAGCGCCTAGGCAGCCGTCTGGGTAACCACGACTCTAGCTACCCAGCGCGCCGACTACCCAAGCCCCGAGCTAGCAAGCGCTAGCGCCTGGGCGACGAGGCTGATTTTCTCCCGGACAcccgggagggcggcggggcTGCGCGCCCCACCGACTGCCCTCCGGGGCAGAAGGCACGCAAAGCCAGTCTCTGAGCGCGCCGCACCCCGGGCCTTGTCCAATCTGTGCAAAAATGCTGCCCAGAGACGCCACAGCTCTGCAGGCCCTCACCCTTCCTGACcagtcacggggggggggggggggggaggccagGGCCCCGGGTTGGCGGCGGATCGCCCTTTACCTGCCCGCCTTGGTGATGATCATCTCCGTGCCGATCTCGTGGAAGCGCTTCCAGAGCTCTGCTCCCTGCAGATCCACCCGCGGGGCCTGCGGCGAGGGCAGCGGGGTCCCCGGCCGAGCCAGGGCGGGCGCCGGGGACCCCTTCGGGGATCCTCCTGGGGACGCCAGCGGGGAAGCGCCCTGCAGGAAGCCATCCTCGCAGCCTCCTGGGCAGCAAAGGGCAGAGAGGGGTAACGGTGAGGGCTCGGGAGAGGAAGCTGGATGGGGAGGCTGAGCCCCGGGGAGCGGCTGGGAAGACCAAAACAGGACCAAGAGAAAATGCGGGGCGGGGGGCTTTCTTGCCTGCGGATCCTTCTAACCTGCAGGCCCAGGGGTACCACCCGCGCTGCCCGCCGAGGGGACTCGACGTACAAGCCAGGCCCCCAAGTGCCGAGTCCCGAAGGCGCTGGAGGGCCGCGGCCACCCCTCCCACGCAGTCCCCGCGGGGTCAAGGCCCCAACAGAAGGGCCGCGCAACCGCGGGGGTCTAGGATACGTGCCCAGCTGAGCTTGAGATGCGCTCCTGAGTCTAGAGCCCCGGCGCAGACCCCGAGATGCCCGCGACCCGAAACGCACACAGCAAAACCGCCCGGCGTCCGGGGCCCCGGTCCCCAGTGCCTGGGCCTCCCTTCCCGTTAGGCGTCCGAGGCCCCTCGCTCTGGGCCCGGGCGGAGGCATCTCTAGAAAGCTCTTCGGCCTCCCCGACCGCCCAGAACTCCTCAGCCCAGCGGCGAAGGGGCGATAAGAGCGCGAAAGGCCCGGCCCCCGGCGGCCGGCGGCCTCGGCAGGCAGCGGGAATCCAGAGGCGAGGGGAAGGGCTCAGCTACCCCTCGGGAAACCACGTTTGCAAGTACGCcgccctcttcctggtttgccCGAACTGTTTAGGGCATCCGTTCCGGTTTCGGGGGGTGGTTATGCCGtcgcttccccccacccccttgcttttaaaagttaggaaagaaaaaagagcaccCATTGGCTGGAACCCCAAGGGAGGCAGATGCGTAAGGCGCACGGACCTGCACGGCCCGGAGCCGCAGAGAGCAGCGGCCCAACGCGCGGGTCGCCaaggggcggcggcggcccgggaaGCGAGGCTACGAGCGGCATTTTCCCCGTCTGGAGGGCGCCCCGAGTTGGGCGGCGAGAGCTGCCCGGGCGGCTGTGAGCTTCGCGCCCCAGCACCCGAGGCCAAAGCGCTGGTGGCGCAAGCGCCCCGGGTACGGAGgggccccgcgcgcgcgcgcccTTCGCTCGCAGAAGTTCAGGTTCCCCGCGGAATCGGGAGGGACGCGCGGCGGAGAAGTTAGGCGGGAAAGGGCCGACTCACCCGCGGCTCCGCGGGAGCCGCAGCTCCGTTCCAGGTCCGCGCAGCTCCGGGCGGGCCCGGAGGCCGCCGCAGCCGGTGGCGGGAGTGCAGCGCCTTCGTCTCCCTCCGTGGAGCCCTTTTCACCGGCGCCGCTGCCGCGGCTGCAGCCTCCGTCGTCTACGGCCCCGGCCGCCTCTTCCGCGCCCAGCTTTCGTCGCTTCTTCTGAAGCTGTTGCTGCTTCTCGGCGCCTATCAGCGCCTCCACGGAGAAGGCGTGCGCCTTAAGGCTCAGCATGCTGCACGGCGAGCCCCTCCGCTTCTCGGCCATCCCCGCCGCCTggcgcccgcccgcccctcgCGCACATACACTCACGCGGGCACACGCACACACTCGCTCTACCACCCCCACCAAAATCTGAACGCCTCTCGGGGCCTCCCGCAGGCCGATCTGCCCCCTTCCCTGCCgcgggcaaaaaaaaaaaaaaaaaacaaatttggcgTTTCCTCTTTCTCGCTCGTGCCGGGATCCGAGGAACCAGCGACGCGCCCGCCAAGTTTCCTTCCCTCGGTCTCTCGCGCGCGCTCTCACTGATGCACTCCTTCGttcccaccccctccacctcctcctgccgCTCCAAGATCTGCTTCGACTGATGCGCCAGAGAGGACTAACATGGGTAAAAAACACTCTGCGGACACAAATTAGGGATTGTAATTGAAATTTGTTGCCTTGATCTGTCAGCACTTCCAGGCAGGAGAGCGGTGGGAAGAACTTGCTCATTAGTGTCAATAAAGCGGCGGGGGTGGAGTCTGGAGTCCTGTCAATCACGGGGAGGTCCAGCCAATCAGGCGGCGCCGACTGCGCGCAGCCCGCGCCCACTTCCTTACaagggctcaaaaaaaaaaaaaaaaaaaaaaaagagtgaaaagcgCCGCCGTCTGGCTTGGAAGTGCCAGCCCCGGGCGCTGAACCCGGTCGGTCTCTCTGCCTGCCACATCCCAGTCCAGCCAGAGTCTCTAGTTTCCCTCACCCAGACCTGGAAAGGGGTGAGGCTCCTGGCTTTAAAGCAAGATGATCACCAACTTAGAATATCAAGAATCTTCCAAGAAACTTTAAACTCCAGTCCCACTCGCTTATCACTTAATATTGCAACAATTCAGAACATTTTTTGAGGGGGGACAATTCACAGCCACCAGGCCCGTCCTGTCTGATTTAAACATTCCTGCATCCAGTAGCGCCCAGTCTCCCAGGAATGGCATTAgacttgcttatttgtttatgtttatgttttactTAGTGGCTTTTTCTTAGGGAAGATGTGAGAATTCAAAGCATATTTAGGAGAGCAAAATTTTACATGATCGCTTAAGTCTCTCCTATTTGTTAGCCTGTAAAAGTACGCCTTTTTTCAGGAGCCTCCCTTTCCTTTCAAAGCATGGTAATTTTAAGACGTTAAGACTTGGGATTTTAATTCTGTATGTCTTCAGTGATAAAGACTTAGCTTGAAATCCAAAAACTTGGCGAGGTGAAATGTTTTAAGGGACAATAAAATTTCccttggagtttttttttttttttttaatgactctgTGATTTAACCTAACTCCATATTTGTCCTGCTGTAAACGATTTGCCACTTCTTTTCTCACGCTTTTAAAGAGCCAGCTTGTTTcttcaaagcaattttaaaaaaacacattttagttAAATAACACCAATCATGCATCCATACAGTTCATAGTTTTAACtcgatgattttttttttttttttttttttggtcagaattAGCTCCTAAAATGGATTTGATGTAAATAGGACAGATCTCGTACAGAATGAAATTCCTGATGCAAAATACTCTTAAATCTTTGGAATAAAAGACACGATAAAGGGTTTTTTTCTCGCGCTCAATCAACCTCCACAACTGCTGGCTTCCTAGTTACCTCGGACTTCTAAGTTTTCAGTAGAGCGATAGGGAGTAGCTTCGCCACTATCTTTTTACCGCAGTTCGGTAAACTTGCTTTTAAGCGTAGCAAGGTACCTAGATGAGCGGGAACTGAGCAGGAGGTGCCCAGGGGCATCCACGCACTCGCCTCCCGGCGGGGCCAAGCAGCCAGAATCAAAAACGACTGAGTAACACCCACGCGGAAGAGAGCTCTTTTAAACGCTTGAGAAACAGATTTTACTGGAAGGAAATGTTGAGATGTTTTGAATTTGTAAAAGAAGGCTTGGCAAAAGGTCTTGGAGCTCTGCAGACCCCGGAGGGCGCCCCAGGCGGGTAATACCTAAAATGTGAGCGCAAACCGGGTTTCTGAAGCCAGGCCGAAGGGGAATCTGGGCCTGGGAGAGCAAAGAGGCCACCTGGAGAAcctgggctgggagtgggggtggcagggggtggtGCGCAAATGTGGCTGGGGGTTGCTCCTGGAGCTCCGCGCGCTGGGCGTCAGAAGTCGGCATCAGCAGCCTGCGAGGTCCGAGCGCCCCGCTGCAGGCCCAGGCTCTGAATGATGCGGAGGAGCGACCCAAGGCTCCTGAGGGCAGCCTTTGAGACCTTGGAGAAGGCTTTGAGGCCCCTGGGTGGAGTCACCAGGACCTACAGGCCTATACTTCCCCAGCTGACCGCGAAGGAGCAGCTCGTACTGAGAAACCTAAGGCCGCCAGGGACAAACGCCTTTTCCAGACGCGAAGCTTGCTGTGTAGATGGGTTCTTGTCCATTGATATGCTCTGCAGCTCAAACTGCTATAGAAGGGGCTTAGACGGCCTGCAGTGGCGCGCTCTGGATTGCGCAGCTCAAAGGCCTCCTCTAATCCCTCTGCCACTTCTTTCACCTTTACCTGCGACAGAAAGGGGCGCAGACCCCAGAACCTACGGACACCGAAGTCTTTTGTGTCCACATAGACGACAGCTGGAAAGCTGAGCCTCGCAGATAGAACGTGGCCCTTAGAAATAATCCAGGTGTGCACTAGGCGGCCAGGGCAGAAGGAAGCAAAGCGTTGGTCCCCGTAGTACAGGTCCAGACAAGGCTTTGCGAACCCTAGCGATAGAGCCGCACCGCCGCTGGTTGCCTCGAGTTCGCGCTGGATCTGGCTCAGGCTTCCGGACCTACCAGGACCAGCTTTAGTCGACCCCGCAAAAGCATCTAGTCGCAGACCTCACCGCACCaggaccttctttttttttttctgggaga
Protein-coding sequences here:
- the TBX18 gene encoding T-box transcription factor TBX18, giving the protein MSKFFPPLSCLEVLTDQGNKFQLQSLICVRRVFFTHVSPLWRISRSRSWSGRRRWRGWERRSASVRARARDRGKETWRARRWFLGSRHERERGNAKFVFFFFFCPRQGRGQIGLREAPRGVQILVGVVERVCACARVSVCARGAGGRQAAGMAEKRRGSPCSMLSLKAHAFSVEALIGAEKQQQLQKKRRKLGAEEAAGAVDDGGCSRGSGAGEKGSTEGDEGAALPPPAAAASGPARSCADLERSCGSRGAAGGCEDGFLQGASPLASPGGSPKGSPAPALARPGTPLPSPQAPRVDLQGAELWKRFHEIGTEMIITKAGRRMFPAMRVKISGLDPHQQYYIAMDIVPVDNKRYRYVYHSSKWMVAGNADSPVPPRVYIHPDSPASGETWMRQVISFDKLKLTNNELDDQGHIILHSMHKYQPRVHVIRKDCGDDLSPIKPVPSGEGVKAFSFPETVFTTVTAYQNQQITRLKIDRNPFAKGFRDSGRNRMGLEALVESYAFWRPSLRTLTFEDIPGIPKQGNTSSSTLLQGSGNGVPATHPHLLSGSPCSSPAFHLGPNTSQLCSLAPADYSACARSGLTLNRYSTSLAETYNRLTNQTGETFAAPRTPSYVGVSSSTSVNMSMGGTDGDTFSCPQTSLSMQISGMSPQLQYIMPSPSSNAFAANQTHQGSYNTFRLHSPCALYGYNFSTSPKLAASPEKIVSSQGSFLGSSPSGTMTDRQMLPPVEGVHLLSSGGQQSFFDSRTLGSLTLSSSQVSAHMV